A section of the Deinococcus taeanensis genome encodes:
- the rplK gene encoding 50S ribosomal protein L11, giving the protein MKKVAGLVKLQLPAGKATPAPPVGPALGQYGANIMEFTKAFNAQTADKGDAIIPVEITIYADRSFTFITKTPPMSYLIRKAAGLAKGSATPNKAKVGKLNWDQVLEIAKTKMPDLNAGSLEAAANTVAGTARSMGVTIEGAPNA; this is encoded by the coding sequence ATGAAGAAAGTCGCAGGGCTCGTCAAACTGCAGCTCCCGGCGGGCAAGGCCACTCCGGCCCCCCCCGTGGGTCCCGCGCTCGGTCAATACGGCGCAAACATCATGGAGTTCACGAAGGCGTTCAACGCGCAGACGGCCGACAAGGGTGACGCAATCATCCCCGTTGAGATCACCATCTACGCCGACCGCTCCTTCACCTTCATCACCAAGACCCCGCCCATGAGTTACCTGATCCGCAAGGCCGCCGGCCTCGCCAAGGGCAGCGCGACCCCCAACAAGGCCAAGGTCGGCAAGCTCAACTGGGACCAGGTGCTGGAAATCGCCAAGACCAAAATGCCTGACCTGAACGCCGGCAGCCTGGAGGCCGCCGCGAACACCGTGGCCGGCACCGCCCGCTCCATGGGCGTGACCATCGAGGGGGCCCCCAATGCCTAA
- the nusG gene encoding transcription termination/antitermination protein NusG has protein sequence MSIEWYAVHTYVGQEDRVEQHLMERATKLGMRGTKIFQVIQPEEEAVELREGGKKETVRRKLFPGYVFVQMDVEDDDAPGELGESWEVVRGTNGVTGFVGTATRPVPLSHDEVQRLLASVGVAAQPVVEEAPRVKIDFKAGDMVRVTGGPFADFSGVISEVNIPQAKVKVLVSIFGRETPVELDFSQVAK, from the coding sequence ATGAGCATCGAATGGTACGCCGTGCACACCTACGTGGGGCAGGAAGACCGCGTGGAGCAGCACCTGATGGAACGCGCCACCAAACTCGGCATGCGCGGCACGAAGATCTTCCAGGTCATCCAGCCTGAAGAGGAAGCGGTGGAACTGCGTGAGGGCGGAAAGAAGGAAACAGTCCGCCGCAAGTTGTTCCCCGGGTACGTGTTCGTGCAGATGGACGTCGAGGATGACGACGCGCCGGGCGAACTGGGGGAGTCGTGGGAAGTCGTGCGCGGCACCAACGGCGTGACCGGCTTCGTCGGCACCGCGACGCGTCCTGTGCCTCTGTCCCATGACGAGGTGCAGCGTCTGCTCGCCTCGGTGGGTGTGGCTGCTCAGCCTGTCGTGGAAGAAGCGCCACGCGTGAAGATCGACTTCAAGGCGGGCGACATGGTCCGCGTGACTGGTGGTCCCTTCGCGGACTTCAGTGGCGTCATCAGCGAAGTGAACATTCCGCAGGCGAAGGTCAAGGTGCTGGTCAGCATTTTCGGCCGTGAAACGCCGGTGGAGTTGGACTTCAGCCAAGTCGCCAAGTAA
- a CDS encoding DNA-directed RNA polymerase subunit beta — MSPSSKGPRIERFGDIADVIPLPNLTEIQVNSFRAFLQADRAPDRRDNVGLQSAFKEVFPIDETEKGRSTGLVLDFLEYRLGEPPYTPEECREKDVTYQAPMYAKLQLIHKDSGLIKEDQVFLGDLPLMTEDGSFVINGADRVIISQIHRSPGVYFTSSYKGIKKMYTGAIIPMPKRGPWIELEFAGGILEMKVNKRKFPVAMLLRVLGYDDASLRTLFTEFEPDMELPEDKSAGMGADEALLRLFTVLRPGDPPKRDKAIQYLYGLLADPRRYDLGEPGRFKMNTKLGVQREERTLLNFEDGKFTDAGLVDTIRYLMALQYGRETVGMVNADGVVTNVPVAEDDIDHLGNRRVRTVGELLADQLRVGMGRMARGVRERMLLGNPDAATPTKLVNNRPIVAAMREFFGRSQLSQFKDQTNPLSDLRHKRRISALGPGGLTRERAGFDVRDVHRTHYGRICPIETPEGANIGLISSLASYAKVNDLGFIEAPYRKVEGGRVTDDVVYMTADIEDRYTVAQANSPLNEDGTFSDERVLARRKGDPLWYTPEEVDYMDVSPKQIVSINTSLIPFLEHDDANRALMGSNMQSQAVPLVRADSPAVGTGVERRVVTDSGTSVVSDVTGRVTYVDARVIQITLTEDAPAAGMNTGNVRTFELVRFTRSNQGTNLDQHPIVDIGDTVQAGQVIADGPASDLGRLALGQNITIAIMPFDGFNFEDAICISEGLVRKDFYTSVHIEKDEIEARDTKLGPEKITRDIPGLSEAALRDLDEDGIVRVGAEVKPGDILVGKTSFKGESEPTPEERLLRSIFGEKAREVKDTSLRVQSGQGGIVVKTVRFRRGDEGVDLKPGVREMVRVYVAQKRQLQVGDKVANRHGNKGVVSKIMAPEDMPYLEDGTPVDLVFNPLGVPSRMNLGQILETHLGEVARLTGQKFETPVFDSVTEATIKEMLEVAAAERIQARKDEGFELDKREQNVLDRAAKLGVISDTQNDYEKAQMELSRTGKSVLYDGRTGEPISGPVVVGTMYVMKLYHMVEDKLHARSTGPYSLITQQPLGGKAQFGGQRFGEMEVWALEAYGAAHTLQEMLTIKSDDIDGRDAAYQSIVKGEEVSGSTIPESFKVLVKELHSLGLDVEVLDNGDKAVDIFEGMMPKR; from the coding sequence ATGAGCCCAAGCAGTAAAGGACCCCGCATCGAGCGTTTCGGTGACATTGCGGACGTGATTCCGCTCCCCAACCTCACGGAAATTCAGGTCAACTCCTTCAGGGCTTTCCTGCAGGCCGACCGGGCGCCCGACCGGCGCGACAACGTCGGCCTCCAGAGCGCTTTCAAGGAAGTCTTCCCCATCGACGAAACCGAGAAAGGCCGCTCCACCGGGCTCGTCCTGGACTTCCTGGAGTACCGTCTGGGCGAGCCGCCCTACACCCCCGAGGAGTGCCGCGAGAAGGACGTCACCTACCAGGCGCCGATGTACGCCAAATTGCAGCTGATCCACAAAGACAGCGGCCTGATCAAGGAAGACCAGGTGTTCCTGGGTGACCTGCCCCTGATGACCGAGGACGGCTCCTTCGTCATCAACGGCGCCGACCGCGTCATCATCTCGCAGATTCACCGCTCCCCCGGCGTGTACTTCACCAGCTCCTACAAGGGCATCAAGAAGATGTACACCGGCGCGATCATCCCCATGCCCAAACGTGGCCCCTGGATTGAACTGGAATTCGCGGGCGGCATCCTGGAAATGAAGGTGAACAAGCGCAAGTTCCCCGTGGCCATGCTGCTGCGCGTCCTGGGCTACGACGACGCCAGCCTGCGCACGCTGTTCACGGAGTTCGAGCCGGACATGGAACTCCCCGAGGACAAGAGCGCCGGCATGGGCGCCGACGAGGCCCTGCTGCGCCTGTTCACGGTCCTGCGCCCCGGCGACCCGCCCAAGCGCGACAAAGCCATTCAGTACCTGTACGGCCTGCTGGCCGACCCGCGCCGCTACGACCTGGGCGAACCCGGCCGTTTCAAGATGAACACCAAGCTGGGCGTGCAGCGTGAAGAACGCACCCTGCTGAACTTCGAAGACGGCAAATTCACCGATGCCGGCCTCGTGGACACCATCCGCTACCTCATGGCCCTGCAGTACGGCCGTGAAACGGTCGGCATGGTGAACGCCGACGGCGTGGTCACCAACGTGCCCGTCGCCGAAGACGACATCGACCACCTCGGCAACCGCCGCGTGCGCACGGTGGGCGAACTGCTCGCCGACCAGCTGCGCGTGGGCATGGGCCGCATGGCGCGCGGCGTGCGTGAACGCATGCTGCTCGGCAACCCCGACGCCGCCACCCCCACCAAGCTCGTGAACAACCGCCCGATCGTGGCGGCCATGCGCGAGTTCTTCGGGCGCAGCCAGCTCAGCCAGTTCAAGGACCAGACCAACCCGCTGTCCGACCTGCGCCACAAGCGCCGCATCTCGGCCCTGGGGCCGGGCGGCCTGACCCGCGAACGCGCCGGCTTCGACGTGCGCGACGTGCACCGCACGCACTACGGCCGCATCTGCCCGATCGAAACGCCCGAAGGCGCCAACATCGGCCTGATCTCCTCGCTGGCCTCCTACGCGAAGGTGAACGACCTGGGCTTCATCGAGGCGCCCTACCGCAAGGTGGAAGGCGGCCGCGTGACTGACGACGTGGTGTACATGACGGCCGACATCGAGGACCGTTACACCGTCGCGCAGGCCAACAGCCCCCTGAACGAGGACGGCACCTTCAGCGACGAGCGCGTGCTCGCCCGCCGCAAGGGTGACCCGCTGTGGTACACGCCTGAAGAAGTGGACTACATGGACGTGTCCCCCAAACAGATCGTGTCCATCAACACGTCCCTGATTCCCTTCCTGGAACACGACGACGCCAACCGCGCGCTCATGGGATCGAACATGCAGTCCCAGGCCGTGCCGCTGGTGCGCGCCGACAGCCCCGCTGTGGGCACCGGTGTAGAGCGCCGTGTCGTGACGGACAGCGGCACCAGCGTCGTCAGTGACGTGACCGGCCGCGTAACCTACGTGGACGCCCGCGTCATTCAGATCACCCTGACCGAAGACGCGCCCGCCGCCGGCATGAACACCGGCAACGTCCGCACCTTCGAACTCGTGCGGTTCACCCGCAGCAACCAGGGCACCAACCTCGACCAGCACCCCATCGTGGACATCGGTGACACGGTCCAGGCCGGGCAGGTCATTGCCGACGGCCCTGCCAGCGACCTGGGCCGCCTCGCCCTGGGTCAGAACATCACCATCGCGATCATGCCCTTCGACGGCTTCAACTTCGAAGACGCCATCTGCATCAGCGAAGGCCTCGTGCGCAAGGACTTCTACACCTCCGTGCACATCGAGAAGGACGAGATCGAGGCGCGCGACACCAAACTCGGACCGGAGAAGATCACCCGCGACATTCCCGGCCTGAGCGAAGCGGCGCTGCGTGACCTGGACGAGGACGGCATCGTCCGCGTCGGCGCCGAAGTGAAACCCGGCGACATCCTGGTCGGCAAGACCAGCTTCAAGGGCGAGTCGGAGCCCACCCCCGAAGAGCGTCTGCTGCGCTCCATCTTCGGCGAGAAGGCCCGCGAAGTGAAGGACACCAGCCTGCGGGTGCAGTCCGGCCAGGGCGGCATCGTCGTGAAGACCGTGCGCTTCCGCCGCGGCGACGAGGGCGTGGACCTCAAACCCGGCGTGCGCGAGATGGTCCGCGTGTACGTCGCGCAGAAACGCCAGCTGCAGGTGGGCGACAAGGTCGCCAACCGGCACGGGAACAAGGGCGTGGTCTCCAAGATCATGGCCCCCGAAGACATGCCCTACCTGGAAGACGGCACGCCGGTCGATCTGGTGTTCAACCCGCTGGGTGTGCCTTCGCGCATGAACCTCGGGCAGATCCTGGAAACCCACCTGGGTGAAGTGGCGCGCCTGACCGGCCAGAAGTTCGAAACGCCCGTGTTCGACTCGGTGACCGAAGCGACCATCAAGGAAATGCTGGAAGTCGCCGCGGCGGAACGCATCCAGGCCCGCAAGGACGAAGGCTTCGAACTCGACAAGCGTGAACAGAACGTCCTTGACCGCGCCGCGAAACTCGGCGTGATCAGCGACACCCAGAACGACTACGAGAAAGCCCAGATGGAACTCAGCCGCACCGGCAAGAGCGTTCTGTACGACGGCCGGACCGGTGAACCCATCAGTGGCCCCGTGGTGGTCGGCACCATGTACGTCATGAAGCTGTACCACATGGTGGAAGACAAACTGCACGCCCGGTCCACCGGGCCGTACTCCCTCATCACCCAGCAGCCGCTGGGGGGTAAGGCGCAGTTCGGCGGCCAGCGCTTCGGGGAAATGGAAGTGTGGGCGCTCGAGGCGTACGGCGCCGCGCACACCCTGCAGGAAATGCTCACCATCAAGTCTGACGACATCGACGGCCGCGACGCCGCGTACCAGAGCATCGTCAAGGGTGAGGAAGTTTCCGGCAGCACCATCCCCGAGTCCTTCAAGGTGCTCGTCAAGGAACTCCACTCGCTGGGCCTGGACGTCGAAGTGCTCGACAACGGCGACAAAGCCGTCGACATCTTCGAAGGCATGATGCCCAAGCGCTGA
- the rplJ gene encoding 50S ribosomal protein L10 has product MANEKNQQTLSSLKGSLSGVETFYVVDYQGLTAGQLSKLRQDIREKGGQLIVAKNTLINLALQDGGRDFADALKGPSAVVVAQEDPAGVAKALSDAAKGNDKGIPTVKAGFVEGNRVDVKVVERLASLGSKQSLQGELVGVLSAHLSSFVGILEAYKDKLEGQGA; this is encoded by the coding sequence GTGGCGAACGAAAAGAACCAGCAGACCCTCAGCAGCCTTAAGGGCAGCCTCTCGGGCGTCGAGACGTTCTACGTCGTTGACTACCAGGGCCTGACCGCCGGACAGCTGAGCAAACTGCGCCAAGACATCCGCGAGAAGGGCGGGCAGCTCATCGTTGCCAAGAACACCCTGATCAACCTGGCCCTGCAGGACGGCGGCCGCGACTTCGCGGACGCCCTCAAGGGCCCCAGTGCCGTCGTTGTCGCTCAGGAGGACCCCGCCGGGGTCGCCAAGGCGCTCAGTGACGCCGCCAAAGGCAACGACAAGGGCATCCCGACCGTGAAGGCCGGCTTCGTCGAAGGCAACCGCGTGGACGTGAAAGTTGTGGAACGTCTCGCCAGCCTCGGCAGCAAGCAGAGCCTCCAGGGCGAGCTGGTGGGCGTGCTCAGCGCGCACCTCAGCAGCTTCGTGGGCATCCTCGAAGCGTACAAAGACAAACTCGAAGGTCAGGGCGCCTGA
- a CDS encoding DUF2239 family protein — translation MSDPQTYTVFEQHTRLLTAPLEATLTFLHARSHHARTLVVDDLTGRSVDFDLGGTLDEVLARHAPEPQRSGPGRPKLGVVSREVSLLPRHWAWLERQRSGASATLRRLIDEARRADPDGERRAQAQAATDRFLSTVGGDLPGFEDATRALYAGDRARFEVHLAGWPADVRAHALYLAAPALADA, via the coding sequence ATGTCTGACCCTCAAACGTACACCGTTTTTGAACAGCACACCCGCCTCCTGACCGCACCCCTCGAAGCGACCCTGACTTTCCTGCACGCCCGCTCGCACCACGCCCGCACTCTGGTGGTCGATGATCTGACCGGCCGCAGCGTCGACTTCGACCTGGGCGGCACGCTTGATGAAGTGCTGGCCCGCCACGCCCCCGAGCCCCAGCGCAGCGGTCCCGGCCGCCCCAAACTGGGCGTCGTGTCACGCGAGGTGAGCCTCCTGCCACGCCACTGGGCATGGCTGGAACGCCAGCGGTCCGGCGCGTCCGCCACGCTGCGCCGCCTGATCGACGAAGCCCGCAGGGCTGATCCCGACGGCGAGCGCCGGGCCCAGGCCCAGGCGGCCACCGACCGGTTTCTCAGCACCGTCGGCGGGGATCTTCCCGGCTTCGAAGACGCCACCCGCGCCCTGTACGCCGGGGACCGCGCACGCTTCGAGGTTCACCTGGCTGGCTGGCCCGCCGACGTGCGCGCGCACGCCCTGTACCTCGCCGCTCCGGCCCTCGCCGACGCATGA
- the rplA gene encoding 50S ribosomal protein L1, producing the protein MPKHGKRYNALTAKVDRNKQYTIDEAAALVRDIATAKFDETVEVHFRLGIDPRKSDQNVRGTVALPHGTGRTVRVAVITKGDNVQVAEAAGADVVGSDELIERIAGGFMDFDAVVATPDMMAQVGQKLARLLGPRGLLPNPKSGTVGPDVSGMVRGLKAGRIEFRNDKTGVVHAPIGKASFDPSNLSANYSALISALEAAKPGSTKGVFLRSAYLTTTMGPSIQLTLSGGSQA; encoded by the coding sequence ATGCCTAAACACGGCAAACGGTACAACGCGCTGACCGCCAAGGTTGACCGCAACAAGCAGTACACCATCGACGAGGCCGCCGCGCTGGTTCGTGACATCGCCACGGCGAAGTTCGACGAGACGGTCGAAGTGCACTTCCGCCTCGGCATCGACCCCCGCAAGAGTGACCAGAACGTCCGCGGGACGGTCGCGCTGCCTCACGGCACCGGCCGCACCGTTCGCGTCGCCGTGATCACCAAGGGTGACAACGTGCAGGTCGCTGAAGCGGCGGGCGCCGACGTGGTCGGCAGTGATGAACTGATCGAGCGCATCGCCGGCGGCTTCATGGACTTCGACGCCGTGGTGGCCACGCCTGACATGATGGCCCAGGTCGGTCAGAAGCTTGCGCGTCTGCTCGGACCGCGCGGCCTGCTGCCCAACCCCAAGAGCGGGACCGTCGGTCCCGACGTCAGCGGCATGGTGCGCGGCCTCAAGGCCGGCCGCATCGAGTTCCGTAACGACAAGACCGGCGTGGTCCACGCCCCCATCGGCAAAGCCAGCTTCGACCCCAGCAACCTCAGCGCCAACTACAGCGCGCTGATCAGTGCGCTGGAAGCCGCCAAGCCCGGCAGCACCAAGGGCGTGTTCCTGCGCAGTGCCTACCTGACCACCACCATGGGGCCCAGCATCCAGCTGACCCTCAGCGGCGGCAGCCAGGCCTGA
- a CDS encoding GIY-YIG nuclease family protein → MTPPHAPRPGVYRVTHRPSGRTLLGVSADASASLNRVRFELQHALHRAPALQRDWKQDGPAAFTFEVLDSLQPTDAGAPSHADLKELLALWLENLNLPSHQRY, encoded by the coding sequence ATGACGCCTCCCCACGCGCCCCGCCCGGGCGTCTACCGGGTCACGCACCGCCCCAGCGGCCGTACGCTGCTGGGAGTCAGCGCCGACGCATCTGCCTCCCTGAACAGAGTCCGCTTCGAGTTACAGCACGCCTTGCACCGGGCGCCCGCCCTGCAGCGAGACTGGAAGCAGGACGGCCCGGCCGCCTTCACGTTCGAAGTGCTGGACAGCCTCCAGCCCACCGACGCAGGTGCCCCCTCCCACGCCGACCTGAAGGAGCTGCTTGCGTTATGGCTGGAGAACCTCAACCTCCCTTCCCACCAGCGGTACTGA
- the secE gene encoding preprotein translocase subunit SecE: protein MNLIQYFRDSRAELARVSWPTRQQVLEGTQAVLIFVVALTVIVYALDLLFGTLIKVVLS from the coding sequence ATGAACTTGATTCAGTACTTCCGTGATTCGCGCGCAGAACTGGCGCGTGTCTCATGGCCGACCCGCCAGCAGGTGCTGGAAGGCACCCAGGCTGTGCTGATCTTCGTCGTGGCCCTGACGGTCATCGTGTATGCGCTTGACCTGCTGTTCGGCACCCTGATCAAGGTGGTTCTGTCATGA
- the rplL gene encoding 50S ribosomal protein L7/L12, translating to MAYDKQALIDQLGQLTIMELADLIDGLKETWGVTAAVAAGPAAGPAAAVEEKTEFDVILIDAGASKINVIKEIRAITGLGLKEAKDMSEKGGALKEAISKDEAEKIKAQLEAAGARVELK from the coding sequence ATGGCTTACGACAAACAGGCGCTTATCGACCAGCTCGGCCAGCTCACCATCATGGAACTCGCGGACCTCATCGACGGTCTGAAGGAAACCTGGGGCGTGACTGCCGCTGTGGCCGCCGGCCCCGCCGCTGGCCCCGCTGCCGCCGTTGAAGAGAAGACCGAGTTCGACGTCATCCTCATTGACGCCGGCGCGAGCAAGATCAACGTCATTAAGGAAATCCGCGCCATCACCGGCCTGGGCCTCAAGGAAGCCAAGGACATGAGCGAGAAGGGCGGCGCGCTGAAAGAAGCCATCAGCAAGGACGAAGCCGAGAAGATCAAGGCCCAGCTGGAAGCTGCTGGCGCCCGCGTCGAACTCAAGTAA